GTCCAGTACGTCTGTGAGGTGTCCCGGATCCCCGGACACCGCCGCGAGGCCGATCTCGGCCCTGCGGTGCAGGTTCTGTCCGCCCACCTCGGCCACGGCCACCGCGTACTTGCGCTGGAGCTCGGCCACGATCGGGCGGACGACGGAGCGTTTCTCCTTCAGCGAACGAACGTCGCCGAGGAGCAGGTCGAAGGACAGCGTCCCCACAAACATGTATGTCCGGATGTCCCGCCGGTACGGGTTCGGTCTGCGCCCTGCCCGCTCTTGGCAGGTACATCAAGAACCGTACACGCACGGCCGGGGCCGATCGACGGGATTACCTCCCGCCGACCGGCCCCGAGCACCGGTGTGCGTGTCAGCCCGCGCTGTGTCAGCCGCGGGGCTTCTCGCGCATCTCGTACGTCGCGATGACGTCGTCGACCTTGATGTCGTTGAAGTTTCCGAGGTTGATACCGCCCTCGAAGCCTTCGCGGATCTCGGTGACGTCGTCCTTGAAGCGACGCAGACCCTCGATGTTGAGGTTCTCCGCGACGACCTTGCCGTCGCGGATGAGGCGCGCCTTGGTGTTGCGCCGGACCTCGCCGGAGCGGATGAGAACACCCGCGATGTTGCCCAGCTTGGACGAGCGGAAGACCTCGCGGATCTCCGCCGTGCCGAGCTCGACCTCTTCGTACTCCGGCTTGAGCATGCCCTTGAGGGCCGCCTCGATCTCCTCGATCGCCTGGTAGATGACCGAGTAGTAGCGGACGTCCACACCCTCGCGCTCGGCCATCTGCGTGGCACGCCCGGCGGCGCGCACGTTGAAGCCGATCACGATGGCGTCGGAGCCGGTCGCCAGGTCGATGTCCGACTCGGTGACCGCGCCGACACCGCGGTGCAGCACGCGGATGTCGACCTCTTCGCCGACGTCCAGCTGGAGCAGCGAGGACTCGAGGGCCTCCACCGAACCGGACGCGTCGCCCTTGATGATGAGGTTGAGCTGCTGGACCTCGCCCGCCTTGAGCACCTTGTCGAGGTCCTCGAGGGACACCCGGCGGGTGCGCTTGGCGAAGGCGGCGTTGCGCTCACGGGCGGCGCGCTTCTCGGCGATCTGACGGGCCGTGCGGTCCTCGTCGACGACCAGGAAGTTGTCGCCGGCGCCCGGGACGTTGGTGAGACCCAGGACCAGGACGGGAGTCGACGGAGTCGCCTCCTCCACGTTGTTGCCCTTGTCGTCGAGCATCGCGCGGACACGGCCGTACGCGTCGCCGACGACCATGGTGTCGCCGATGCGCAGGGTGCCTCGCTGGACCAGGACGGTCGAGACGGCACCGCGGCCGCGGTCGAGGTGGGACTCGATCGCGATGCCCTGCGCGTCCTGCTCCGGGTTGGCCCGCAGGTCCAGGGCGGCGTCCGCCGTCAGGACCACGGCCTCCAGCAGGTTCTCGATGTTCAGACCCTGCTTGGCGGAGATGTCGACGAACATGGTGTCGCCGCCGTACTCCTCGGCGACCAGGCCGTACTCGGTCAGCTGACCGCGCACCTTCGTCGGGTCCGCACCCTCGACGTCGATCTTGTTGACCGCGACCACGATCGGCACGTCGGCCGCCTTGGCGTGGTTCAGCGCCTCGATCGTCTGGGGCATCACACCGTCGTTGGCCGCCACCACGAGGATCGCGATGTCGGTCGACTTGGCACCGCGGGCACGCATGGCGGTGAACGCCTCGTGACCCGGGGTGTCGATGAAGGTGATGCGGCGCTCTTCCTCGTTGACCTCGGTCGAGACCTGGTACGCACCGATGTGCTGCGTGATTCCACCGGCCTCGCCCGCGACGACGTTCGTCTTGCGGATCGCGTCCAGCAGCCGGGTCTTACCGTGGTCGACGTGACCCATGACGGTCACCACCGGCGGACGCGCGACCAGGAACTCCTCGCCGCCCTCGTCCTCGCCGAACTCGATGTCGAAGGACTCGAGCAGCTCGCGGTCCTCCTCCTCCGGGCTGACGATCTGGACCGTGTAGTTCATCTCGCCGGCCAGGATCTGCAGCGTCTCGTCGGAGACGGACTGCGTGGCCGTGACCATCTCACCGAGATTCATCATCACGGCGACGAGCGACGCCGGGTTGGCGTTGATCTTCTCCGCGAAGTCGGTGAGGGAGGCACCGCGCGACAGACGGACGGTCTCGCCGTTGCCGCGAGGCAGCATCACACCGCCGACCGACGGGGCCTGCATGGCCTCGTACTCCTGGCGCCTCTGCCGCTTCGACTTGCGGCCACGGCGCGCCGGACCGCCGGGACGGCCGAACGCACCCTGCGTGCCACCGCGGCCGCCGGGGCCACCCGGGCGTCCGCCGAAACCGGGACGGCCACCGCCGCCGCCGAAGCCGCCACCGCCGCCACCGGGACGCGGGCCGCCGAAGCCGCCACCGCCGCCACCGGGACGACCGCCGCCGCCACCGCCGCCACCGGGACGACCGGCGAAGCCGGGACGTCCGGCACCGCCGCCGCCACCGGGACGGCCGCCGGGACCACCGGGGCCACGGCCGCCGGGACCGGGACGCGGGCCGGCAGCGGGACGCTGCGGCATCATGCCCGGGTTGGGACGGTTACCGCCGGGGCCGCCGCCGGGGCCACCGGCTCCGCGAGGAGCCTGCGGACGCGGCATGCCGCCCGGAGTGGGACGGGAACCACCGGGAGCCTGCGGACGGGGACCGCCCTGGCCGCCGCCCTGCGGACGCGGGCCACCGGGGGCACCCTGACCGCCGGGACGCGGCGCGCCGCCGGGACGGGGCGCCTGCGGGCGCGCCATACCGGTCGAGCCACCGGAGGTGAAGGGGTTGTTGCCCGGACGCGGGCCCGCGGGACGGGCACCGGGACGCGGGGCCTGGCGCTCGCCACCGGGGCGCGGGGCACCGGAACGGGCACCGCCGCCCTGGCCCTGACCGGGACGGGCGGCCGGACGCGGGCCGGGAGTGGCACCGGGCCGGGGACCGGCAGCCGGGGCGGCCGGGGGCGCGGTGAACTCCGGCGCGGCCGGAGCGGCCGGAGCCGGCTTCGGGGCCGCCGCGGGCTTGGGACCCGGGGTCGGCCGCGGACCGGGGGTCGGGGCCGCGGGAGCACTCTTGGGAGCCTCGGCTGCGGCCGGCTTGGGGGCCGGTGCGCCGGGCTTGGGGGCTGCGGGACGCGCCGCCTGCGCCGGGGAGGGCGCGGCGGGCGTGGGGGCGCCACCCGCGCGGCTTGCCGCTGCGGGGGAGGGCGCGGACTTGCGCGGCGCCGCGGGCTTGCCGGCAGAGCGCTTCGCGGGGGCAGCCCCGGAACCCTGCTGGAAAGCATCAGTCAGTTTGCGTACAACCGGCGCCTCGATCGTCGAGGACGCCGAACGGACGAATTCACCGAGTTCTTGGAGCTTGGCCATGACGACCTTGCTCTCCACGCCGAACTCCTTGGCGAGTTCGTATACCCGGACCTTAGCCACTTCGCTCCTTTTAGGTCCGGGTTACCGCCGGACCGTCGCTACTTCATGGGCGTACTCATCGCGTACTCATCGAGTGCTCATCGCAATCTCGACCTACTTCCGACTCGCGAGGTACCTGACCGCACGGGGATCCGTGCGGTGCTGCTCTTTCTTCTTACGGTGCTGCCTGCACCGCCGTCGCCTCGATTTCCCGGCGGACGTCCGCGGTGTCGAGCGGCCCCTGGGCCTTGAGGGCCCTCGGGAACGCCCGGCGACGGACCGCCAGGTCGAGACAGACCGAGGCGGGGTGCACATAAGCACCCCGGCCGGGCAGCGTACCGCGATGATCGGGGACGCATACGCCCTCGACCGCCACGATGCGCAACAGATCGCGCTTGGCCGCTCGCTCCCGGCACCCCACGCAGGTTCGCTCAGGGCATGCGCGGACACGCGTCCGACCAGACACGTCCAAGTCTACCTCCCCGCGCCGACCTCACCCCTTTGGGGCAAGAATCGAACAATTGATGGCTCAAAACTCTTGGCGACCCTGCGGTCACGGAACGAGTCTGCGCCCGGATCCAGTCCCAGGCACCCCCCGGCCGGTGACGGAGCGCGACCCCCGCTCCGTCCCGCTCGTCCGGCCGGAAGCTGCTCCGCGGGCCGACCGGCGTCCGGTTCAGTCCTGCTCGGCGGGCTGCTCGGTGTCCGGCCGGATGTCGATCCGCCAGCCGGTGAGCCGCGCGGCGAGGCGGGCGTTCTGCCCCTCCTTGCCGATGGCCAGTGACAGCTGGTAGTCGGGGACCGTCACCCGGGCGGACCTGGCGCCGAGGTCGACGATCTCGACCTTGGACACCCGGGCCGGGGACAGCGCGTTCGCGACCATCTCCGCCGGGTCGTCCGACCAGTCCACGATGTCGATCTTCTCACCGTGCAGCTCCGCCATGACATTGCGCACCCGGCCGCCCATCGGGCCGATGCACGCGCCCTTGGCGTTCAGGCCGCTGCGCGTGGATCGCACGGCGATCTTGGTTCGGTGGCCGGCCTCACGGGCGATGGCCGCGATCTCGACGGAACCGTCAGCGATCTCCGGCACCTCGAGCGCGAAGAGTTTTTTCACCAGATTGGGGTGGGTCCTCGACAGGGTGACGGACGGGCCGCGCACCCCCTTCGCCACCCGTACGACGTAGGTGCGCAGCCGCAGCCCGTGCGAGTAGTCCTCGCCCGGCACCTGCTCCTGCACCGGCAGGATGGCCTCCAGCTTGTCGTCCAGCTTCACCAGAACGTTCTTGGGGTCCTTGCCCTGCTGGACCTGGCCGGCCACGATGTCGCCCTCTCGGCGGGCGTACTCGCCGAAGGTGACGTCGTTCTCGGCGTCGCGCAGCCGCTGCTGGATGACCTGGCGGGCGGTGGACGCCGCGATCCTGCCGAAGTCGTGCGGGGTGTCGTCGAACTCCCGGGGCTCCTGGCCCTCGTCGAGTTCCGACGGGTCCTCCTTCGCCCACACCGTCACGTGCCCGGTCTGCCGGTTCAGCTCGACCCGGGCGTGCCGACGGCTGCCCTCGGTGCGGTGGTACGCGATGAGGAGGGCCGACTCGATGGCGTCGACCAGCAGGTCGAAGGCAATCTCCTTCTCCTGTGCCAAGCCCCTCAGGAGCTTCACGTCGATGTCCACGGCTACGCCTCCTCTTCTTTCTGAATGCCGTTCTTGTCCTTGCGGTTGAACTCGAGCTCCACACGCGCCTTGGCGATCTCGCCGAAGGCGAGCCTGCGGGCGGTGGGCCTGCGCCCCTTGACGCCCGGCACCTCCAGGTCGAGACCTTCGTCGTCGACGTCGAGGATCCGCGCGACCAGCTCCTCGCCCGGCTTCCCGTCCGGGGTGGTCAGCTGGAACCGGGCGAGCCGGCCCTTGGCGCGCACGTAGTGGCGGTGTTCGCTGAGCGGGCGCTCCGCTCCGGGGGAGGTCACTTCGAGCTGGTACTCGCCCTCGCCCATGGCGTCGCTCTCGTCGAGCCTGTCGGAGATGACACGGCTGAGCTCGGCACAGGCGTCGAGATCGACGCCTTCCTCCGAATCCACGACGACGCGGAGCACACGGCGGCGGCCGGCCCGGGACAGTTCGATCTCTTCCAGATCCAGGTCCGCGGCGCTGACGAGCGGTTCGAGCAGTCCGCGCAGCCTCTCGCTCTGGGTGGTGCTCATCCGGGTGACTCCTCGGCCGCGTGTGCTGTTGTGGGTTTCGTCGTGTGTCAGCACAAAGGGTATCCGGTCGCGGGGGGTGTTGCCGTCCACCCACCGATGACCCGCAGGTACGCTCGCCTGCGGTGATCACATCAAGGCGTCGTCCACCCGATCGGGTGAATACGTCCCAGGGCCCGAGGAGAGACCAGGTGGAGCGCACGGGAACGACGCGCAGACGTGCCCTCTTGGCCACCGGGGCGGCCGCCGCCGCGGTGCTGACCGGGTGCTCGACGGACGAGCCCCGGGCACGGCGCGCCACGCCCCGGAGCGAGTCGGCGGAGACCGTGCTGCGCCGGCGCAGCGCCGAGCTGAGCGGCGCCCTGCTGCTGCGGTACGACGCGGTGCTGACGGCTCATCCGGCACTGGCGGCCCGACTGTCGCCGCTGCGGGCCGAGGTGGTGCGGCATGTCGAGGCGCTGGCGCCCACCGGGTCACGGCCGCGGCCCGGGACCCCGCCGGCACCGTCGGTGTCCCGGCCTCCGTCGCCCTCCGCCCCCGCACCGTCCGCTTCCGGGCCCGCGCGGCCCGGCCCGTCGTCCACGGCGAGCCCCGCGGCGCCCCCGGTACCCGCCGACGCCGGGGCGGCCGTTCGCGAACTCGCCGCGGCCGAGCGGACCACCGCCGACGGGCACACCGCCGCGCTGAGCGGCGCCCCGCCGGAGTACGCACGGCTGCTGGCCTCGGTCGCCGCGGCAGGTGCGGTCCACGCCTATCTGCTGACGGAAGGGTCCCGTTGATGAGCGACGCGCTGGCCGCGGCACAGGCCGCCCTCGCGGCCGAGCACGCCGCCGTCTACGGCTACGGCGTGGTCGGCGGCCGGGTCGGCGAGGCCCGCCGGGCCGAGGCCGTCGCGGCGTACGCCGCGCACCGGGCCCGCCGAAACGCCCTGGAGCGCACGGTCCGTGATCTCGGCGGGAAGCCCCCCGCCGCGCAGGCCGCCTACGCACTGCCCTTCGCGGTACCCGACACGGCGGCCGCGGTCCGGCTGGCCGCCGTTCTGGAGGACCGGGTCGCGGGCGTCTACTCCGATCTGGTGCGGGCCGCCGGGGGCCCGCTGCGCCACGACGCCGCGGCCGCGCTGCGCGAGGCGGCGGTGCGGTCGGTGCGGTGGCGCGGTACCGGCGTAGCCTTTCCCGGGCTTGCCGAGCGAGCCGCGGCGCAGTGAAAGGGAACAACGCACGCATGGGTTTCGAACCGCCCCGGCGTCTGGTGCGGGCGCTCGGAGACAACGACTGGACCGGGCAGCTGCCGAAGCTCGTCGAGGAGACCGCCGTCCGCGACGGGCTGGAGATCGAGCGGGTGATGGTGCCCGGCGGCCGGAGCAGTCTCGTCGTCCTCGTGCGGCGGCGGGACGGCACGCCCGCCGCCCTCAAGCTCGTGCCGCCGTTCGCGGGGCCGGCCCTGGAGCGGGCGGCACTCGCGCACTGGAACGGATTCGGCGCGGTGCGGCTGCTGGGCGGTTCCGGAGGCGCGCTGCTGCTGGAGCGGCTGCATCCCGAGCTGTCCGTGCGCTCGCTCCCGGAGGCCAAGGCACTGCTCGAGGCCGCAGGCACGATGCGCCGGCTGTGGGTGGAGCCGCCGTCCGGCCATGGCTTTGAGACAGTGGCCGAGCGCACGGCCCGTCAGGTGTCCGCGCTGCCGGAACGCGCCGCCGCAGCACCGCAGTCGCTGGTGGACGAGGCGCTGGCCGCGCGTGCGGAACTGCTCGCGCACTCCCCCGAGTCGCTGCTGCTGCACGGGAACTTCCGCCAGAGCAAGGTGCTCGCGGGCGACCGCACGCCCTGGCTGGCGGTCGGGCCGGAGCCGTTGGTCGGCGAGCGGGCGTACGACCTGGCGCGGCTGGCCAGGGACCGGGTGGAGGACCTGGTCGCCGCGGCCGCCGGCGCTTCCGCGACCCGCCGCCGGGTGAACCGGCTCGCGGACTCGCTGGACGTCGACCGGGACCGGCTGCGCGGCTGGACGCTGTTCCGCGCGGTGGAGTCGGGCACGCGGGCGATCGCCGAGGGGCGGCACGCCGAGGGTGAGCTGTCGCTGGAGTTCGCCGGCTGGCTGTGAGCCCACGGCGCCTCGCCGGCGGTCGTGCGGGCGGGCCGGCGACCCGCCGCCGTCCACGCCGGGCACCAGAGGGCACAGCGGCGGACGAGGCCGGGGGGCCGGGCCGGTGCGCACCGGCCCGGCCCCCCGGCCTCGTCGTCGGCGCAAGCGCCGCCGCGTCAGTCGGTGAGGCGCGCGACGGCCTCCTCGACCGTCAGCTCCTCGCGCTCGCCCGTGCGGCGGTCCTTCAGCTCCACGACGCCCTCGCCGGAGCGGCGGCCCGCCACCAGGATCCTGGGGACGCCGATCAGCTCCGCGTCGGTGAACTTCACGCCCGGGGAGACACCGGCCCGGTCGTCCACGAGCACCCGCAGGCCCGCCGCGCCGAGCTTCCCGGCCACGTCGAGTGCGAGCTCGGTCTGCAGCGCCTTGCCTGCCGCGACGACGTGGACGTCCGCCGGGGCGATCTCGCCGGGCCAGCACAGGCCCTGCTCGTCGGCGTGCTGCTCGGCGAGGGCGGCCACGGCGCGGGAGACGCCGATGCCGTAGGAGCCCATGGTCACGCGGACCGGCTTGCCGTTCTGGCCCAGGACGTCGAGCTGGAAGGCGTCCGTGTACTTGCGGCCCAGCTGGAAGATGTGGCCGATCTCGATGGCGCGGTCGAGCTTCAGTCCGGTGCCGCAGGCAGGGCACGGGTCGCCGTCCTCGACGACGACCACGTCCAGGTAGTCGTCGACCTCGAAGTCACGGCCGGCGACGACGTCGCGGGCGTGCTTGTCCTGCTTGTTGGCGCCGGTGATCCAGGCGGTGCCCGGGGCGACGCGCGGGTCGGCGATGTAGCGGACCTTCTCCAGGCCCTGCGGGCCGACGTATCCACGCACCAGGTCGGGACGGCCGACGAAGTCCTCGGCGGTGACCAGCTCGACGGCCGCCGGGGCCAGGTGGTCCGTGAGCTTGCCGAGGTCGACCTCGCGGTCCCCGGGCACACCGACGGCGACGATCTCACCGTCGACCTTCACGAGGAGGTTCTTGAGCGTGGCGGAGGCGGGCACGCCGAGGTGGTCGGCGAGCGTCTCGATGGTCGGGGTGTCCGGGGTGTCCAGTTCCTCGACGGGGCCGTGCTCGCCGGTGACCGGCTTCAGGTCGAAGGTGACGGCCTCGGTGTTCGCCGCGTAGTCGCAGGAGGGGCAGTGGACGAAGGTGTCCTCACCGGCGGCGGCCGGGGCGAGGAACTCCTCGGAGGCCGAGCCGCCCATGGCGCCGGAGACGGCGGAGACGATGCGGTGCTCCAGACCGAGGCGCTGGAAGATCTTGATGTACGCCTCGCGGTGCAGCCGGTACGACTCCGCCAGCCCCTCGTCGGTGGTGTCGAAGGAGTACGAGTCCTTCATCTGGAACTCGCGGCCGCGCAGGATGCCGGAGCGCGGACGGGCCTCGTCGCGGTACTTCGTCTGGATCTGGTACAGGATGACCGGGAGGTCCTTGTACGAGGTGCACTGGTCCTTCACCAGCAGGGTGAAGATCTCCTCGTGGGTGGGCCCGAGCAGGTAGTCCGCACCCTTGCGGTCCTGGAGGCGGAACAGCTCGGCGCCGTACTCCTCCCAGCGCCCGGTAGCCTCGTACGGCTCCTTGGGCAGCAGCGCGGGCAGCAGCACCTCCTGGGCGCCGATGGCGTCCATCTCCTCGCGGACGACCCGGGCGACGTTCTCCAGGACTCGCATGCCGAGGGGCAGCCAGCTCCAGATGCCCGCCGCGTTCCGGCGGACGTAGCCGGCACGGACCAGCAGCTTGTGGCTGAGCGTCTCGGCGTCCGCCGGGTCGTCGCGCAGTGTCTTGACCATCAGACGGGACATGCGCTGGACCTGGGCTGCCATGGATTGTCTCCTGCGTACAAGTGCGTACAAGAAAGGGTGATGTCCAGGAGGTTAGCCGGGCGGTGCCAGCGGGCGGAAATCAGTCCCGTTCCGCACACCCGTCGCGCGTGCGTGCGGTACGGCCATCAGGCGCCGCGCAGCAGTGGCAGCGGGGCCCCCATCACCGCGTACGGCTTCGGAGCGCTGGGGAAGACGACCTGGCGCGCCAGGTCCTGGTAGCCGAGGGCGCGGTACAGGCCGCGTGCCCGGCTCTCGGTGTCGATCGCGGACAGGATGGAGCGGGGCTGGGCGGCGCCGTCGGTGATGGTGGTGATCAGCCGGCGGCCGATGCCCCTCCCCTGGTAGGCCGGGTGGACATGGAGCTCGGTGATCACGAAGGAATCGTCCAGCCAGTCGTCGGAACCGTTGCTGCGCAGATACGGCTCCACGACCGTGGACCACCAGTGGGTGCGGTCGTTTGGCATCCCGTACACGAACCCCACCAGTCGGCCCGCGGGAGTCGTCGCGCCGAGGGCGTGGGCCCCGGGGCTGAGCAGGTGCCGGAGCACGATGTGGCGGCGGATACCGATCTCCTCCGCGGTGAGGCCGAAGGCGAGGGCCTGCACGGAGAGGGCGTCGTCCACGCGTGCGGCGAGGTTGACCGGCGCGACCTCGACATCGTGTTCCATGCGGGAACCCTACTTCTCCGCCTGCCGCTCAGAACAGCACGCTCATGAACGCACCGACCTCGCGGAATCCCACCCGTCGGTACGCCGCGCGGGCCGCGGTGTTGTAGTCGTTCACGTACAGGCTGACGAGCGGTGCGACATCGGCGAGGGCGTAGCTGATCACGGCCGCCATCCCGGTCTCGGACAGGCCGCGTCCGCGGTACTCGGGGGCGACCCAGACGCCCTGGATCTGGCACGCCAGCGGTGTGGCGGCGCCGATCTCGGCCTTGAAGACGACCTTGCCGTCGTCGATCCTGGCGAAGGAGCGGCCCGTGCCCACGAGTTCGGCGATCCGGGCCTGGTAGAGCAGTCCGCCGTCACCGGCCATCGGGGAGACGCCGACCTCCTCGGTGAACATGGCCACGCACGCGGGCATGATCACCTCCATCTCGTCCTTGCGGATGCGCCGCACGTACGGGTCGGGCTCGATGTCCCGGGGCAGGGACTCGGTGACCATGAGCGGCTGGTGGGCGCGGACTTCGCGGGCCGGGCCCCAGCTGGGCTCCAGCAGCTTCCACAGCGCGGAGGTGGTCTCGGCCGGCCCCACGATGGACGAGCAGCGGCGGCCGGCCCTGCGGGCACGGTCGGCGAAGGCGCGGACGGCCTCGGGGGTGGCGCAGATGGGGACGAGATTGGCGCCGGAGTAGCAGAGCGAGCGGAGCCGTCCGTCCGCGTACCAGCCCCACATCTCGCCGCCGAGGCGCCAGGGGTCGAGTCCTGCGACCTGGACCCGGGCGGTGACGAACGCGTTGGCGACCGGGTCGCTCTCCAGGACCGCGAGGGTGGCCCCCAGGTCGTCGGGATCGAGGACCCGGGTGGTCGTCTGCGTCAACACGAGAGGGCCCTCCATCACTCCTTGAGGGCAACGACAGGTGCCGCTCGGTCGGCCGGCTCCTGGGCGTAAACGTGGTGGTGTACGGCCTGCCGGTCTGTGCACTGTACCCGGATACCCGGGAGCGGGCCCCTCACGCGAATGGGCCGGGCCGCCTGCGCGGACCCGGCCCTTGCGGCGGTCGGTCAGCCGACGGAGACCTCGGGCTCCCCGGAGGCCACGCCGTCCTTCTCCATCTGCTCGGCGATCTTCATCGCCTCCTCGATCAGGGTCTCGACGATCTTCGACTCCGGGACCGTCTTGATCACCTCGCCCTTGACGAAGATCTGGCCCTTGCCGTTGCCGGAGGCCACACCCAGGTCGGCTTCACGGGCCTCGCCGGGGCCGTTCACGACGCAGCCCATGACGGCGACGCGCAGGGGCACCTCCATGCCCTCGAGGCCCGCGGTGACCTGGTCGGCCAGCTTGTAGACGTCGACCTGGGCGCGGCCGCAGGACGGGCAGGAGACGATCTCCAGCCGGCGCTGGCGCAGGTTCAGCGACTCCAGGATCTGGATGCCGACCTTGACCTCCTCGGCCGGGGGCGCGGACAGCGACACGCGGATGGTGTCGCCGATGCCCTCGCTGAGCAGCGCGCCGAAGGCGACGGCGGACTTGATGGTGCCCTGGAAGGCCGGGCCGGCCTCCGTCACGCCGAGGTGGAGCGGGTAGTCGCACTGCGCGGCCAGCTGCCGGTAGGCGTTGACCATGACGACCGGGTCGTTGTGCTTGACCGAGATCTTGATGTCGCGGAAGTCGTGCTCCTCGAAGAGCGAGGCCTCCCACAGCGCCGACTCGACGAGCGCCTCGGGGGTGGCCTTGCCGTACTTCTGGAGCAGCCGCCGGTCGAGCGAGCCCGCGTTCACACCGATGCGGATGGGAGTGCCGGCGTCCCTGGCCGCCTTGGCGATCTCCTTGACCTTGTCGTCGAACTGCTTGATGTTGCCGGGGTTGACGCGGACCGCGGCACAGCCCGCGTCGATGGCCGCGAAGACGTACTTCGGCTGGAAGTGGATGTCCGCGATCACCGGGATCTGCGACTTCCGAGCGATGGTGGAGAGTGCGTCGGCGTCGTCCTGCGTAGGGCACGCGACGCGGACGATCTGGCAGCCGGACGCGGTGAGCTCGGCGATCTGCTGCAGCGTGGCACCGACGTCGGAGGTCCGCGTCGTCGTCATCGACTGCACCGACACGGGTGCGTCGCCACCGACGGCGACCGAGCCGACCTGGATCTTGCGGCTGGCCCTCCGGTCGGCGAGCTTGGTCGGAACGGACGGCATCCCGAGAGAAATCGCGGTCATCTGCTGTGCAACCCCAAGGTGTGGATCGAGGCCCCGACAGGGCGGGCTCCAGCCTTCGACATTACGCCACGGGTCCGCGGCCCAGCACACCGCGGCGGCAAACCACCCGAAGGGACGCGGCCGGACGCCATACGGTGTCCGGCCGCGGTTTCCGCCCGGGGTCCGGGTGGTGTCCCCCGGGCGAACACGAGCCCTCAGGAGATCTTCACCGGGTTCACGATGTCCGCCACCAGCACGAGCAGCGTGAAGCAGATGAAGATCCCCGCGACCACGTAGGCGACGGGCATCAGCTTCGCCACGTCGAAGGGGCCGGGGTCGGGCCGGCGGAACAGCCGGGCGGTGTTGCGGCGCACGGACTCCCACAGCGCTCCCGCGATGTGCCCGCCGTCCAGCGGCAGCAGCGGCAGCATGTTGAACAGGAACAGCGAGAGGTTGAAGCCGGCGAGCAGCATCAGGAACGTGGCGACGATGCTCTGGGTGGGGGCGTCGAGGTTGAGCACCTCGCCGCTGATCCGGGCCGCGCCGACCACCCCGACCGGGGAGTCGTCCTTGCGCTCGCCGTCACCGAAGGCCGCCGCCCAGAGGTCCGGCACCTTGGCCGGGAGCGAGACGATCGCCTGGGCGCCGTTCTCGAACATGTCGCCCATGCGGTCCAGGGACTGCCCGAAGGTCTGCGGCACGATCTCCGTCCTCGCCGCGAAGCCGAGGTAGCCGGCCGGCACGAACTCGCCGGGGACGACCTGACCGTCGGCGTCCTTCTTGGCCACCATGTTCTTCAGCAGGGTGGCCTGGAGGACCTTCTCCTCGCCGCCGCGGTCGACCGTGATGGTGGCGGGGCCGATGGTGTCGCGGATGCGGCTGGACAGCTCTCCCCAGTCGGT
The genomic region above belongs to Streptomyces marianii and contains:
- a CDS encoding YlxR family protein, with translation MSGRTRVRACPERTCVGCRERAAKRDLLRIVAVEGVCVPDHRGTLPGRGAYVHPASVCLDLAVRRRAFPRALKAQGPLDTADVRREIEATAVQAAP
- the infB gene encoding translation initiation factor IF-2, coding for MAKVRVYELAKEFGVESKVVMAKLQELGEFVRSASSTIEAPVVRKLTDAFQQGSGAAPAKRSAGKPAAPRKSAPSPAAASRAGGAPTPAAPSPAQAARPAAPKPGAPAPKPAAAEAPKSAPAAPTPGPRPTPGPKPAAAPKPAPAAPAAPEFTAPPAAPAAGPRPGATPGPRPAARPGQGQGGGARSGAPRPGGERQAPRPGARPAGPRPGNNPFTSGGSTGMARPQAPRPGGAPRPGGQGAPGGPRPQGGGQGGPRPQAPGGSRPTPGGMPRPQAPRGAGGPGGGPGGNRPNPGMMPQRPAAGPRPGPGGRGPGGPGGRPGGGGGAGRPGFAGRPGGGGGGGGRPGGGGGGFGGPRPGGGGGGFGGGGGRPGFGGRPGGPGGRGGTQGAFGRPGGPARRGRKSKRQRRQEYEAMQAPSVGGVMLPRGNGETVRLSRGASLTDFAEKINANPASLVAVMMNLGEMVTATQSVSDETLQILAGEMNYTVQIVSPEEEDRELLESFDIEFGEDEGGEEFLVARPPVVTVMGHVDHGKTRLLDAIRKTNVVAGEAGGITQHIGAYQVSTEVNEEERRITFIDTPGHEAFTAMRARGAKSTDIAILVVAANDGVMPQTIEALNHAKAADVPIVVAVNKIDVEGADPTKVRGQLTEYGLVAEEYGGDTMFVDISAKQGLNIENLLEAVVLTADAALDLRANPEQDAQGIAIESHLDRGRGAVSTVLVQRGTLRIGDTMVVGDAYGRVRAMLDDKGNNVEEATPSTPVLVLGLTNVPGAGDNFLVVDEDRTARQIAEKRAARERNAAFAKRTRRVSLEDLDKVLKAGEVQQLNLIIKGDASGSVEALESSLLQLDVGEEVDIRVLHRGVGAVTESDIDLATGSDAIVIGFNVRAAGRATQMAEREGVDVRYYSVIYQAIEEIEAALKGMLKPEYEEVELGTAEIREVFRSSKLGNIAGVLIRSGEVRRNTKARLIRDGKVVAENLNIEGLRRFKDDVTEIREGFEGGINLGNFNDIKVDDVIATYEMREKPRG
- the rimP gene encoding ribosome maturation factor RimP, which codes for MSTTQSERLRGLLEPLVSAADLDLEEIELSRAGRRRVLRVVVDSEEGVDLDACAELSRVISDRLDESDAMGEGEYQLEVTSPGAERPLSEHRHYVRAKGRLARFQLTTPDGKPGEELVARILDVDDEGLDLEVPGVKGRRPTARRLAFGEIAKARVELEFNRKDKNGIQKEEEA
- a CDS encoding aminoglycoside phosphotransferase family protein → MGFEPPRRLVRALGDNDWTGQLPKLVEETAVRDGLEIERVMVPGGRSSLVVLVRRRDGTPAALKLVPPFAGPALERAALAHWNGFGAVRLLGGSGGALLLERLHPELSVRSLPEAKALLEAAGTMRRLWVEPPSGHGFETVAERTARQVSALPERAAAAPQSLVDEALAARAELLAHSPESLLLHGNFRQSKVLAGDRTPWLAVGPEPLVGERAYDLARLARDRVEDLVAAAAGASATRRRVNRLADSLDVDRDRLRGWTLFRAVESGTRAIAEGRHAEGELSLEFAGWL
- a CDS encoding DUF4439 domain-containing protein; translated protein: MSDALAAAQAALAAEHAAVYGYGVVGGRVGEARRAEAVAAYAAHRARRNALERTVRDLGGKPPAAQAAYALPFAVPDTAAAVRLAAVLEDRVAGVYSDLVRAAGGPLRHDAAAALREAAVRSVRWRGTGVAFPGLAERAAAQ
- the nusA gene encoding transcription termination factor NusA, producing MDIDVKLLRGLAQEKEIAFDLLVDAIESALLIAYHRTEGSRRHARVELNRQTGHVTVWAKEDPSELDEGQEPREFDDTPHDFGRIAASTARQVIQQRLRDAENDVTFGEYARREGDIVAGQVQQGKDPKNVLVKLDDKLEAILPVQEQVPGEDYSHGLRLRTYVVRVAKGVRGPSVTLSRTHPNLVKKLFALEVPEIADGSVEIAAIAREAGHRTKIAVRSTRSGLNAKGACIGPMGGRVRNVMAELHGEKIDIVDWSDDPAEMVANALSPARVSKVEIVDLGARSARVTVPDYQLSLAIGKEGQNARLAARLTGWRIDIRPDTEQPAEQD
- a CDS encoding DUF503 domain-containing protein; its protein translation is MFVGTLSFDLLLGDVRSLKEKRSVVRPIVAELQRKYAVAVAEVGGQNLHRRAEIGLAAVSGDPGHLTDVLDRCERLVAARPEVELLSVRRRLHGDDD